The Vicia villosa cultivar HV-30 ecotype Madison, WI linkage group LG1, Vvil1.0, whole genome shotgun sequence genome includes a region encoding these proteins:
- the LOC131594735 gene encoding uncharacterized protein LOC131594735 codes for MNSTNGIPNSLPTLDGKNLIRSKKQMQSLFGFHETLEVVTGGVLVLAADATEAQKTAHNEVKKKDCKAAYCIQTTVDSANFDRISHAESAKEAWDILVKYYEGGEKVKVVKLQTLRRQYELLSMGEDEKVAEYVSKVHKLVHLMKGCGETLTDNMIVEKALQAQSWKNNGGSNKFKGKFDKNQGKKPWSNPHKQQDEDRTSESSKGGGGNYRKDKEDKKGKGVQCYNCEKWGHMSKHCWYKKDNGSTKGKDEGAKLARQDSDDSEEGMVVMAAITDNHVESKIWFGITDEVEVEGIVENPVEVKVESDTC; via the exons ATGAATAGTACTAATGGCATTCCGAATTCTCTTCCAACTCTTGACGGTAAGAATTTGATCCGATCGAAGAAACAGATGCAATCCTTGTTTGGCTTCCATGAAACCCTAGAAGTGGTTACAGGCGGCGTACTTGTGTTGGCTGCAGATGCAACCGAAGCACAAAAAACAGCCCATAATGAAGTCAAGAAGAAAGATTGCAAGGCTGCGTATTGCATTCAGACGACGGTAGATTCAGCGAACTTCGACaggatttctcatgctgaatcggCGAAGGAGGCATGGGATATTCTGGTGAAgtattatgaaggaggtgagaaagTCAAGGTTGTCAAGTTACAGACCTTGCGTCGACAATATGAATTGTTGTCGATGGGAGAAGACGAAAAGGTTGCAGAGTATGTGTCGAAGGTGCATAAACTCGTCCATCTCATGAAGGGTTGTGGTGAAACCCTAACTGATAATatgatagttgagaag GCACTGCAAGCTCAGTCATGGAAAAAtaatggtggttccaacaaattcaaaggcaAATTTGACAAGAATCAGGGCAAGAAGCCTTGGTCGAACCCCCACAAGCAGCAAGATGAAGATAGAACTTCTGAATCCTCGAAAGGGGGAGGAGGAAACTATCGaaaggacaaagaagataaaaaaggTAAAGGTGTGCAGTGCTATAACTGTGAAAAGTGGGGTCACATGTCCAAACATTGTTGGTACAAGAAAGACAATGGATCGACAAAAGGCAAGGACGAAGGAGCGAAACTTGCACGCCAAGATTCAGATGATTCTGAAGAAGGTATGGTGGTTATGGCTGCAATCACAGATAACCATGTCGAATCCAAGATCTGGTTTGGTATAACTGATGAAGTCGAAGTTGAAGGAATTGTTGAGAATCCAGTCGAAGTCAAAGTAGAATCAGATacgtgttag